In the genome of Mycolicibacterium aromaticivorans JS19b1 = JCM 16368, one region contains:
- a CDS encoding Rieske 2Fe-2S domain-containing protein — protein sequence MTTETTETTGTAGTSDRYLRRALRDVADGLKVGRLPARVVSDPTLHTIEMERIFGRAWVFLAHESELAKSGDFVVRYIGADSVIVCRDASGQIQALSNSCRHRGALVCRAETGNTAHFQCPYHGWVYSNTGDLVGVPAMREAYPGGFDKTQWGLRHIPHVDSYAGFIFGSVDPKAPNLTDYLGDTTFYLDLIAKKTAGGLEVIGAPHRWTMSANWKTAADNFVGDSYHTLFAHRSMVELGMAPGDPNFASAPAEISLQNGHGVGVLGFPPTLADFPEYEGYPDEVVDQMAASYPSLAHKDMMRRSAFIHGTVFPNLSFINVTIAPDHMSPPTPFITFRLWQPLSHDRMEVLSWFLVERDAPEWLREASQASYVNNFGPAGVFEQDDAEAWKAITESVQGPFAGEGLLNYEMGMDLTPLNDWPGPGEALPSGYAEQNQRRFWGRWLDYMSQPAQFRGGAR from the coding sequence ATGACCACCGAAACAACCGAGACCACCGGAACCGCTGGCACGAGTGATCGCTACCTGCGGCGCGCGTTGCGCGACGTAGCGGACGGGCTCAAGGTCGGGCGACTACCCGCACGCGTCGTCAGCGATCCGACGCTCCATACGATTGAGATGGAGCGGATCTTCGGGCGCGCCTGGGTGTTCCTCGCGCACGAGTCGGAGTTGGCCAAGTCCGGCGACTTTGTGGTGCGTTATATCGGGGCCGATTCGGTGATCGTCTGCCGGGACGCCTCCGGCCAGATCCAAGCGCTGTCAAATTCTTGTCGACACCGTGGCGCTCTCGTGTGCCGTGCGGAGACGGGAAACACCGCCCACTTCCAGTGCCCTTACCACGGCTGGGTGTACAGCAATACCGGGGATCTCGTCGGTGTGCCAGCGATGAGGGAGGCCTATCCCGGCGGTTTCGATAAGACGCAGTGGGGATTGCGCCACATCCCCCATGTCGACTCGTATGCCGGATTCATCTTCGGTAGCGTCGATCCGAAGGCGCCGAACCTGACCGACTATCTCGGCGACACGACGTTTTACCTCGACCTCATTGCGAAGAAGACCGCGGGCGGTCTGGAGGTGATAGGGGCGCCGCATCGGTGGACTATGTCTGCGAACTGGAAGACGGCCGCCGACAATTTCGTCGGCGACTCCTACCACACCCTTTTCGCTCACCGCTCTATGGTGGAGCTGGGCATGGCTCCGGGTGACCCGAACTTCGCGAGCGCACCCGCGGAGATCTCGCTGCAGAACGGTCACGGCGTAGGTGTGCTCGGGTTTCCGCCCACGCTCGCCGATTTCCCAGAATACGAGGGATACCCCGACGAAGTCGTCGACCAGATGGCGGCGTCCTACCCGTCTTTGGCGCACAAGGACATGATGCGACGCTCAGCCTTCATTCACGGCACGGTGTTCCCAAATTTGTCCTTCATCAATGTGACCATCGCGCCTGACCACATGTCGCCCCCCACCCCGTTTATCACGTTCCGGTTGTGGCAGCCGCTATCTCATGACCGGATGGAGGTCCTTTCCTGGTTCCTGGTCGAACGCGATGCTCCGGAGTGGCTACGCGAGGCGTCGCAGGCCTCCTATGTCAACAACTTCGGTCCGGCCGGTGTTTTCGAACAGGACGACGCGGAGGCATGGAAGGCCATCACGGAATCTGTCCAGGGTCCGTTCGCCGGTGAAGGACTCCTGAACTACGAGATGGGCATGGACCTGACTCCACTTAATGACTGGCCAGGACCGGGCGAAGCCCTCCCGAGTGGGTACGCCGAGCAGAACCAGCGACGGTTCTGGGGGCGATGGCTGGACTACATGAGCCAACCTGCCCAGTTCCGCGGCGGTGCTCGATGA
- a CDS encoding aromatic-ring-hydroxylating dioxygenase subunit beta — MNAVAVDRDTRESVEDFMFREAELLDGGQFRDWLGLLDPDIRYVVPVRTTREDSAGWVSAIAHWNDDYTGLEMRVLRSETEFSWAESPRSRTRHFVSNIRTTAGPGADELTVRSNLLFFRSRGASGRWELLSAERVDVLRRSDGSLRLARREVLLDHSTLPIDNLSVVL, encoded by the coding sequence ATGAACGCGGTCGCGGTGGACCGGGATACCCGTGAGTCCGTCGAGGACTTCATGTTTCGGGAAGCGGAGTTGCTCGATGGAGGACAGTTCCGGGACTGGTTGGGCCTGCTTGACCCCGACATCCGGTATGTGGTTCCGGTGCGCACCACCCGGGAGGACTCCGCGGGTTGGGTGAGCGCGATCGCGCACTGGAACGACGATTACACGGGCTTGGAGATGCGGGTCCTGCGCAGCGAGACGGAGTTCTCATGGGCGGAGTCACCTCGATCCCGGACCCGCCACTTCGTGTCCAATATCCGCACCACTGCCGGACCTGGGGCTGATGAGTTGACCGTGCGGTCGAACCTGTTGTTCTTCCGCAGCCGCGGAGCTAGCGGACGGTGGGAGTTGCTGTCGGCTGAACGCGTCGACGTGCTGCGCCGGAGCGACGGGTCGCTGCGGCTCGCTCGGCGTGAGGTCTTGCTCGACCATTCGACGCTGCCTATCGACAACCTGTCGGTAGTCCTGTAG
- a CDS encoding 2,3-butanediol dehydrogenase, with product MDAIVLKGTNDVGLTSVPDPAPQPGEVIIEVAATGLCGTDLHEYVAGPTFSQPPVVLGHEVSGRIVEVGAGIDRCRIGEGAAVIPMDFCGSCHYCHRSLYHLCQRPGWIGLTRDGGLASHVAVPSRLAVRVPDAVDLQEAALTEPTAVAFHAVRRAELLLGETVLVLGAGALGLTVIQCARAAGAARIYVTEPSRVRGNLARDLGATLVLDPHEPGTTARILEETRGVGVDVVFHVAGSVEAFTQGLDCLRKQGRFMEMSSWAGPASLDVNRHLLKETQLRMVFGYDMFDDFPAVLALMADGKIALTPQITTRIPLDSAVEEGLNGLLEAREGLIKVLVRP from the coding sequence ATGGACGCGATCGTACTCAAAGGCACCAACGACGTCGGCCTGACATCGGTCCCGGACCCCGCGCCGCAGCCTGGTGAGGTGATTATCGAAGTGGCGGCGACAGGGCTGTGTGGGACCGACCTGCACGAGTATGTGGCGGGACCCACCTTTTCGCAGCCACCGGTAGTGCTCGGCCACGAGGTATCGGGCCGGATCGTGGAGGTCGGTGCGGGCATCGACCGATGCCGTATCGGGGAGGGCGCCGCGGTGATTCCAATGGACTTCTGCGGCAGCTGCCACTACTGCCACCGGTCGCTCTACCACTTGTGTCAGCGCCCAGGATGGATCGGCTTGACCCGGGACGGCGGCCTGGCTAGCCACGTCGCAGTGCCGTCGCGCCTCGCGGTCCGAGTGCCCGACGCGGTGGACCTCCAGGAGGCGGCCCTGACCGAGCCGACGGCAGTGGCGTTCCACGCGGTGCGGCGAGCGGAGCTGCTCCTCGGCGAAACGGTGCTGGTCCTCGGCGCGGGGGCGCTCGGGCTCACCGTGATCCAGTGCGCACGCGCAGCAGGAGCCGCGCGGATCTACGTCACGGAACCGAGCCGCGTGCGCGGCAACTTGGCCCGCGACCTCGGCGCCACGTTGGTGCTCGATCCACACGAGCCCGGGACCACCGCGCGAATTCTGGAGGAGACACGAGGCGTTGGGGTGGATGTCGTGTTCCACGTGGCAGGCAGCGTGGAGGCGTTCACACAGGGCCTGGACTGCCTACGCAAACAGGGCCGCTTCATGGAGATGTCGTCATGGGCCGGGCCGGCCTCGCTCGATGTCAACCGCCATCTTCTCAAAGAGACGCAGCTCCGGATGGTTTTCGGGTACGACATGTTCGACGACTTCCCCGCCGTCCTAGCGCTGATGGCCGACGGAAAAATCGCGCTCACGCCGCAGATCACCACCCGAATCCCACTGGACAGTGCGGTGGAGGAGGGGTTGAACGGGCTGTTGGAGGCGCGAGAGGGTCTGATCAAAGTGCTGGTGAGGCCATGA
- a CDS encoding WD40/YVTN/BNR-like repeat-containing protein, which yields MAARGDRVAVAVHNQGVFLGTAGANCWTGLDDGLVHRDVRALAFDPHAPHALYAGTEPAHLLRWEDGTWAECGNLLGVPEARRWSFPIRPGIAHVRTIAVHPLEADVVYAGIEVGSLLVTGDRGQTWEEVTGLGHDIHRVVLHPGAPDRIIVTTGQDTKPYRGGKGLYRSTDRGSSWMQSNDGLGERNYTEDAIVVHPAKPEVVFLAAADGIPPKWAAVRRLVMGVLNGNVYFLSPSKLRRRRGADVAFFRSDDAGASWVRLNTNGEPGLFDMVWALEGELTEHRGFRLYYGTTAGSLHVSDDEGNTWTRLADGLGAVTHIAALQKGMEL from the coding sequence ATGGCCGCGCGCGGCGATCGCGTCGCCGTCGCCGTCCACAACCAGGGCGTATTTCTGGGTACCGCGGGTGCTAACTGCTGGACTGGGCTTGACGATGGGCTCGTACACCGCGATGTGCGCGCGCTGGCGTTCGACCCGCACGCACCCCACGCGCTCTACGCCGGCACAGAACCAGCGCACCTGCTGCGGTGGGAAGACGGGACCTGGGCCGAATGCGGGAACCTGCTCGGCGTGCCCGAAGCGAGAAGGTGGAGCTTCCCCATCCGCCCCGGAATCGCGCACGTGCGCACCATCGCCGTGCACCCATTGGAAGCTGACGTTGTCTACGCCGGCATTGAAGTCGGATCCCTTCTAGTCACCGGGGACCGGGGACAGACATGGGAGGAGGTCACCGGCCTCGGTCACGACATCCACCGCGTGGTCCTGCACCCCGGGGCTCCCGACCGGATCATCGTCACAACAGGCCAGGACACCAAGCCATACCGCGGCGGCAAGGGCCTGTACCGCAGCACCGACCGCGGATCGAGCTGGATGCAGTCAAATGACGGACTCGGAGAGCGCAACTACACCGAAGACGCGATCGTGGTCCACCCAGCCAAACCCGAGGTGGTATTCCTCGCCGCAGCCGACGGCATCCCACCAAAGTGGGCCGCAGTGCGCCGCCTGGTAATGGGCGTGCTCAACGGCAACGTCTATTTCCTGTCGCCGTCCAAGCTGCGCCGACGCCGCGGCGCCGACGTGGCGTTCTTTCGCAGCGACGACGCTGGCGCTTCCTGGGTACGGCTGAATACCAACGGCGAGCCTGGCCTGTTCGACATGGTCTGGGCGCTGGAAGGCGAGCTCACTGAACACCGTGGGTTTCGGCTGTACTACGGCACCACGGCGGGTTCGCTTCACGTGTCGGACGACGAGGGCAACACCTGGACGCGCCTCGCTGACGGCCTGGGCGCGGTCACCCACATTGCGGCCCTACAGAAAGGAATGGAGTTGTGA
- a CDS encoding SDR family NAD(P)-dependent oxidoreductase, translating to MSDAEAGDRRVAIVTAAAAGIGRAIAARWCRDGGSCVMADTDAGRLDAAVAELAESGAAVCGVVGDVCRRDVADGVAERALTEFGQLDALFNVVGGSLARNVEEISEEQWRTQLDMNLGSVFQMSKPAIPLLRQGGGGSIVNVASTAGLLAENRCSAYSASKGGVVLLTKNMALDFARDNIRVNAIAPGGTRTPRIERFLTEHPEHSSMMVDLCAMQRFGWPDEIAAPAVFLASPEASYITGAVLPVDGGMTAGVTFRAFEAG from the coding sequence GTGAGTGATGCGGAGGCGGGAGACCGCCGAGTGGCAATAGTCACTGCCGCCGCGGCAGGGATCGGTAGAGCCATCGCCGCTCGGTGGTGTCGTGACGGCGGGAGCTGTGTCATGGCCGACACCGACGCCGGGCGCCTCGACGCAGCAGTTGCCGAACTGGCCGAGTCCGGCGCCGCGGTATGCGGCGTCGTAGGCGACGTGTGCCGCCGTGATGTCGCTGACGGCGTCGCCGAACGGGCGCTGACCGAGTTCGGGCAGCTCGACGCCCTTTTCAACGTCGTCGGCGGGAGCCTGGCCCGCAACGTCGAGGAGATCAGCGAGGAGCAGTGGCGCACTCAGCTCGACATGAACCTCGGCAGCGTCTTTCAGATGTCCAAACCCGCCATTCCCCTGCTTCGCCAGGGTGGCGGCGGATCGATTGTCAACGTTGCGTCGACGGCGGGGTTACTAGCCGAGAACAGGTGCTCCGCGTACAGCGCGAGCAAAGGTGGGGTCGTGCTACTCACGAAGAACATGGCCCTCGACTTCGCTCGTGACAACATCCGCGTCAACGCAATCGCTCCCGGAGGGACCCGCACGCCGAGGATCGAACGGTTCCTTACCGAGCACCCCGAACACTCCTCGATGATGGTCGACCTTTGCGCGATGCAGCGTTTCGGTTGGCCGGACGAGATCGCTGCGCCGGCTGTGTTTCTTGCCTCGCCCGAGGCGTCTTACATCACCGGTGCCGTCCTGCCGGTCGACGGAGGCATGACCGCCGGCGTGACTTTCCGGGCGTTCGAGGCGGGATGA
- a CDS encoding transposase produces the protein MDQRLLQTLYRIGVDEICYRHPHRYLTIIGDHDTGAVVDIQPGRSEESLANFRASQPDSALAAIETVSIDVSRACTGVTTAAVPHAVICYDDFHITR, from the coding sequence TTGGACCAACGCCTCTTGCAGACGCTCTACCGCATCGGTGTCGATGAGATCTGCTATCGCCACCCGCATCGGTATCTGACCATCATCGGTGACCACGACACCGGCGCAGTGGTCGACATCCAACCCGGACGCAGCGAAGAATCGCTTGCCAACTTCCGTGCCAGCCAGCCAGATTCAGCCCTGGCCGCTATCGAAACCGTCAGCATTGACGTCTCGCGCGCCTGCACCGGTGTCACGACCGCAGCAGTCCCGCACGCGGTCATCTGCTACGACGACTTCCACATCACGCGATAG
- a CDS encoding aromatic ring-hydroxylating oxygenase subunit alpha translates to MNGGPTLEFDHVQAAIRKRFTSAADIPKEVFSDPDVYREELTRIFYGPYWHPIAHRAELAERNAFRTRWLADVPLLMVRDGDDRIRVFVNSCAHRGTLLEQRRCGVAERFECPYHRWLFTNDGRFAGAPRRMQFRPDFREQDYGLRELHVVEAWGLIFVSMADQPPPFADFLGDSAGPLRDCMVDDGDLTLLGYQTVVFQSNWKTYIDNDPYHAPLLHSAFKLLNWQGGNGNILVSEPYGHMSILYDSQPYVDNGFLADPSVVTRMGDDSRARVIALRPVTGIVRHVDTINVRYARPLGVDRTEVRYTFFGHASDSEDYARHRVRQSSNLLGPSGFISIEDAAVYNRVQATACDGGYQRFVAGVGRPLSESSQNDEAANTGWWAHYREVMEFC, encoded by the coding sequence GTGAACGGCGGCCCGACCCTGGAATTCGACCATGTCCAGGCTGCGATCCGAAAGCGGTTTACGTCGGCCGCGGACATCCCCAAGGAGGTGTTTAGCGACCCGGACGTCTACAGGGAAGAACTCACTCGGATCTTCTATGGTCCCTATTGGCATCCGATCGCGCATCGGGCCGAGCTCGCCGAGCGCAATGCCTTTCGGACGAGATGGTTGGCTGATGTGCCACTATTGATGGTGCGGGACGGCGATGACCGCATCCGCGTGTTCGTCAATTCCTGCGCCCACCGGGGAACGCTTCTGGAACAGCGCCGATGCGGGGTGGCGGAGCGATTCGAGTGCCCGTATCACCGGTGGCTCTTCACCAACGACGGCCGCTTCGCTGGGGCGCCTCGCCGCATGCAGTTCCGGCCGGACTTCCGCGAGCAAGACTATGGCCTACGGGAGTTACACGTCGTCGAGGCGTGGGGATTGATCTTTGTCAGCATGGCCGACCAGCCGCCACCGTTCGCCGATTTCCTCGGCGATAGCGCCGGACCGCTGCGCGACTGCATGGTCGATGACGGTGACCTGACGCTGCTGGGCTACCAGACGGTGGTGTTTCAGAGTAACTGGAAAACCTACATCGACAACGATCCCTACCATGCTCCGTTGCTGCACAGCGCGTTCAAACTGCTCAACTGGCAGGGCGGCAACGGCAACATCTTGGTCAGCGAGCCCTACGGGCACATGTCGATTCTGTACGATTCGCAGCCCTACGTAGACAACGGCTTCCTGGCTGACCCGAGTGTGGTCACCCGGATGGGGGACGACAGCCGGGCCCGCGTGATCGCGTTACGGCCGGTCACCGGCATCGTGCGTCACGTCGACACGATCAACGTACGTTACGCTCGCCCGCTCGGGGTTGATCGCACCGAAGTGCGCTACACGTTCTTCGGTCATGCCAGCGACAGCGAGGACTACGCACGCCACCGCGTGCGCCAGTCGTCGAACCTGCTGGGCCCGAGCGGCTTCATCAGCATCGAGGACGCCGCCGTCTACAACCGCGTGCAGGCGACCGCGTGTGATGGCGGCTACCAGCGGTTCGTCGCCGGCGTCGGCCGACCGCTCTCGGAATCGTCACAGAACGACGAGGCCGCCAACACCGGATGGTGGGCCCACTACCGGGAGGTGATGGAGTTTTGTTGA